In one Pseudodesulfovibrio tunisiensis genomic region, the following are encoded:
- a CDS encoding NAD kinase — MTISRIACISSGTERADSALARLSERYDFVPVEKAQAIVVLGGDGTMLHTMHVHLRLGVPIYGMNRGTVGFLMNSYSEDNLLERINAAEAHSLHPLEMYTETVDGKIFSALAFNEVALNRQFQQSAHIRVSVNGRVRLKKLVCDGIMVSTPAGSTAYNLSAHGPIIPLGSNVLALTPVSPFRPRRWSGALLPHTATVQFDILEPEIRPVGVSADSFEARNVIRVTVQEKHNPCAMLLFDPGHSLEERIFNEQFSS; from the coding sequence ATGACCATTTCCCGCATAGCCTGCATCAGTTCCGGGACGGAACGCGCCGACTCGGCCCTTGCCCGTCTCAGTGAACGCTACGATTTCGTCCCCGTGGAAAAAGCTCAGGCCATCGTCGTGCTCGGCGGCGACGGCACCATGCTGCACACCATGCATGTCCATCTGCGCCTTGGTGTGCCCATTTACGGCATGAACCGGGGCACTGTCGGCTTCCTCATGAATTCCTACAGCGAGGACAACCTGCTGGAACGGATCAATGCGGCCGAGGCGCACAGCCTCCACCCATTGGAAATGTATACGGAAACAGTGGACGGCAAAATATTCAGTGCACTGGCATTCAATGAAGTGGCCCTGAACCGCCAATTTCAGCAGTCCGCACATATCCGTGTCAGCGTGAACGGCAGGGTTCGACTGAAAAAGCTGGTCTGCGACGGCATCATGGTGTCCACCCCGGCGGGGAGCACGGCCTACAATCTTTCCGCACACGGCCCGATCATTCCGCTCGGGTCCAACGTGCTGGCCCTGACCCCGGTCAGCCCGTTCCGGCCCCGACGCTGGAGCGGAGCCCTGCTTCCGCACACGGCCACGGTCCAGTTCGACATACTGGAACCGGAAATACGTCCGGTCGGCGTTTCCGCGGATTCCTTCGAAGCACGAAATGTAATCCGGGTCACGGTTCAGGAAAAACACAATCCCTGTGCCATGCTGCTGTTCGATCCGGGACACTCTCTGGAGGAACGCATTTTCAACGAACAGTTCAGCTCCTGA
- a CDS encoding 5'-methylthioadenosine/adenosylhomocysteine nucleosidase, which yields MKIGIIAAMDEELVQLTAQLDQRSDMRIGQFDFHVGKINGIEVILSRCGIGKVNAAVGATLLLEKFKPNYLINIGVAGGFSNEVNVGDVVISSEVRHFDADATAFQYELGQIPQMPANYKADSNLLRIAGKVKLGDTNVAVHQGAILSGDTFVHTPQHISFLAEKFPEAMAVEMEGAAIAQTGFLFDIPFILIRSISDRIRDTDNKSVYENSLNKAAESSVRMALGILQSMN from the coding sequence ATGAAAATAGGCATAATCGCGGCCATGGACGAAGAACTCGTCCAGTTGACCGCGCAACTGGATCAAAGAAGCGACATGCGAATCGGTCAATTCGATTTTCATGTCGGAAAAATCAACGGAATCGAGGTCATATTGTCGCGGTGCGGCATAGGCAAGGTAAACGCCGCAGTGGGCGCAACCCTGCTGCTGGAAAAATTCAAGCCGAACTACCTCATCAACATCGGGGTGGCTGGCGGCTTCTCCAATGAAGTCAACGTCGGCGACGTGGTCATATCCTCCGAGGTCCGGCACTTCGATGCCGATGCAACGGCATTTCAATACGAACTTGGACAGATTCCGCAAATGCCGGCGAATTACAAGGCCGACAGCAACCTCCTGCGCATAGCGGGCAAGGTCAAGTTGGGCGATACGAACGTGGCGGTGCATCAGGGAGCCATCCTTTCGGGCGACACCTTTGTTCACACGCCGCAGCACATCTCCTTTCTGGCGGAAAAATTTCCCGAAGCCATGGCCGTGGAAATGGAAGGGGCCGCCATCGCACAGACCGGATTTCTCTTTGACATCCCGTTCATCCTGATCCGCTCCATCTCGGACAGGATTCGCGATACGGACAACAAGTCCGTCTACGAAAACAGCCTGAACAAGGCTGCGGAAAGTTCCGTCAGAATGGCGCTTGGAATACTTCAAAGCATGAATTGA
- a CDS encoding GNAT family N-acetyltransferase, translating into MTTKPCFRRLTAKDAEQAMALVLRVFDEFVAPEFSSEGSREFRKYANAEAACERLASGNILLGCETGEGLAGIMELRNNSHIVFFFVDGACQRSGLGKTLLDHAVSLLRKINPTLAAVTVNASPNAVKAYRRFGFHPTDSMQEHNGIRHLPMQLEI; encoded by the coding sequence ATGACCACAAAGCCATGCTTCAGACGACTGACAGCCAAAGATGCGGAACAGGCCATGGCTCTGGTGCTCCGCGTATTCGATGAATTCGTTGCACCGGAATTCTCTTCGGAAGGCAGCCGGGAATTCCGCAAATACGCCAATGCGGAAGCGGCATGCGAACGACTGGCTTCGGGCAACATACTGCTTGGTTGCGAAACCGGAGAAGGGTTGGCCGGAATCATGGAGCTCCGAAACAACAGTCATATCGTATTCTTTTTCGTGGACGGCGCCTGCCAACGATCGGGCCTCGGCAAAACGCTTCTGGATCACGCGGTTTCCCTGCTGCGAAAAATCAATCCGACGCTGGCGGCAGTCACGGTCAATGCTTCCCCCAATGCCGTCAAGGCCTACCGCAGATTCGGCTTCCACCCCACCGACTCCATGCAGGAACACAACGGCATCCGCCATCTGCCCATGCAACTGGAAATATGA
- a CDS encoding S-ribosylhomocysteine lyase has translation MKRIASFQIDHTKLKRGVYVSRKDTLGNATVTTFDIRMKEPNNEPALSSAAAHAIEHLAATFLRNHSEYGQKIVYFGPMGCMTGFYLLLGSDHESEEIVPLLRQLFRFMADFEGKIPGASPVECGNCTFMDLAKAKHEADKYLREVLTDIQNENLTYPA, from the coding sequence ATGAAACGGATTGCAAGCTTTCAAATCGACCACACGAAGCTGAAGCGAGGCGTTTACGTCTCCCGCAAGGACACCCTCGGCAACGCGACAGTGACCACGTTCGACATCCGAATGAAGGAACCGAACAACGAACCCGCACTTTCTTCGGCGGCCGCCCATGCCATCGAGCATCTTGCGGCAACCTTCCTGAGGAACCATTCCGAATACGGACAGAAAATCGTGTACTTCGGCCCAATGGGCTGCATGACCGGCTTCTATCTGCTGCTCGGCAGCGATCACGAATCGGAGGAAATCGTCCCTCTCCTCCGGCAACTGTTCCGATTCATGGCGGATTTCGAAGGCAAAATCCCCGGCGCCTCGCCCGTCGAATGCGGCAACTGCACGTTCATGGACCTTGCCAAGGCAAAACATGAAGCCGATAAATATCTCCGCGAAGTACTCACCGACATTCAAAACGAAAACCTGACCTACCCCGCATAA
- a CDS encoding CoB--CoM heterodisulfide reductase iron-sulfur subunit B family protein translates to MKYAYFPGCKVAHHLPQYGLSVESVCRALDIELVHIEFNCCGWPVRHESFEASIYSAARNLALAEDAGLSILTPCKCCFGSLKHAVSRLAHGGRLAGGTAELLDRDGLSLPDRPEVFHLLTVLAKHVGIDTLRGRVSRPLAGLAVACHYGCHALRPGDVTGFDDPLAPTIFERVVAALGAEPVNWDLRLECCGHPLRGRDDVISEALMRRKLEDAQTAGAQIVATACTYCQMQFDTERDRLDWRDPLRSAPPAVLISQLVGLALGLDSDCLGLGKNRIPFDFSGF, encoded by the coding sequence ATCTGCCCCAGTACGGTCTGTCTGTGGAAAGCGTGTGCCGTGCCCTTGATATCGAGCTGGTGCACATCGAATTCAACTGTTGCGGCTGGCCCGTGCGGCATGAGAGCTTCGAGGCGTCCATCTATTCCGCGGCGCGCAACCTTGCCTTGGCCGAGGACGCGGGCCTGTCGATTCTCACGCCGTGCAAATGCTGTTTCGGCAGTCTCAAGCATGCGGTTTCCCGACTTGCCCATGGCGGTCGGCTGGCTGGGGGCACGGCGGAGTTGCTGGATCGGGACGGGCTTTCTCTGCCGGACAGGCCCGAAGTGTTTCATCTGCTCACGGTGCTGGCGAAGCATGTGGGCATCGATACGCTCAGGGGCAGGGTATCGCGTCCCTTGGCCGGGCTGGCCGTGGCCTGCCATTACGGGTGTCATGCCTTGCGGCCCGGGGATGTGACCGGATTCGACGATCCGCTTGCTCCCACGATCTTCGAGCGCGTGGTTGCGGCGTTGGGCGCCGAGCCCGTGAACTGGGATTTGCGGCTGGAGTGTTGCGGTCATCCGTTGCGCGGCAGGGACGACGTGATTTCCGAGGCCTTGATGCGGCGAAAGCTGGAGGACGCGCAAACAGCCGGGGCGCAGATCGTGGCCACGGCATGCACGTATTGCCAAATGCAGTTCGACACGGAACGCGACCGGCTGGACTGGCGCGACCCCTTGCGGTCCGCACCACCTGCCGTGCTGATCTCCCAGCTTGTCGGGCTGGCTTTGGGATTGGATTCCGACTGTCTCGGACTGGGGAAGAACCGCATTCCCTTCGATTTTTCCGGGTTTTAG
- a CDS encoding PIN domain-containing protein, with protein sequence MKAVFDTTFFFEQKFDWKSRKNLLLQQLHADGLIEVYIPEVVDREIQNHLTQQAKKAFASIKKQFDNTPAIAVSNLEPIKAMVIFFQSRESKNSLISRVIEEYEEFKQLLDVTIIPLACERSTNVFNDYFSLKPPFENKEQKKNEFPDAFAIESTKAFFDEEYHVISRDKGWQKAFKDEKKCTFFLESGPFFSHIEKMLVEAARLRKAHAVIEQHFSPIRELFEERFPNHGFMATDVPDEYVDSVEVNQVDLINFFIEEADDEYIIFSADSLITYTANISYSDPDSWYKDDETKEVFYWEKVENDEVVNEIQVGGRFTYALNPDSGEFEGLIDWETDIPDTIYFEVQNHDCF encoded by the coding sequence ATGAAAGCTGTTTTCGACACTACATTTTTTTTCGAACAAAAATTCGACTGGAAAAGCAGGAAGAACCTACTGTTACAGCAACTCCATGCCGACGGACTCATTGAAGTATATATACCTGAAGTGGTGGACAGAGAAATTCAAAACCACCTTACCCAACAGGCGAAAAAGGCCTTTGCTTCCATCAAAAAACAATTCGACAACACCCCCGCAATTGCTGTGTCCAATCTAGAGCCGATTAAAGCTATGGTGATTTTTTTTCAGAGCAGAGAAAGCAAAAACAGTTTGATCTCCAGAGTAATTGAAGAATATGAAGAATTCAAACAATTATTAGATGTTACAATAATACCATTGGCATGCGAAAGAAGCACTAACGTCTTTAACGATTATTTTTCGTTGAAGCCGCCTTTTGAAAATAAAGAACAAAAGAAAAATGAATTCCCCGACGCCTTTGCAATTGAATCCACGAAGGCTTTCTTTGATGAAGAGTACCACGTAATCTCAAGAGATAAAGGCTGGCAAAAGGCCTTCAAAGATGAAAAAAAATGCACATTTTTTCTAGAGTCTGGCCCCTTCTTCTCCCACATTGAAAAAATGCTAGTTGAAGCCGCTAGACTTCGCAAAGCCCATGCGGTGATAGAACAGCACTTCTCTCCGATACGGGAACTATTCGAAGAGCGATTTCCCAACCATGGATTCATGGCAACCGATGTCCCCGATGAATACGTGGATTCAGTCGAGGTTAATCAAGTCGACTTAATCAACTTCTTTATTGAGGAAGCTGACGACGAATATATAATATTTTCAGCTGATAGCCTAATCACATATACAGCCAACATTAGCTATAGCGATCCAGATTCATGGTATAAAGATGACGAAACCAAAGAGGTCTTCTATTGGGAAAAGGTTGAAAACGATGAAGTAGTAAATGAAATTCAAGTTGGGGGACGTTTCACATACGCTTTGAACCCAGACTCTGGAGAGTTTGAAGGACTGATTGACTGGGAAACTGATATCCCTGATACAATCTACTTTGAAGTTCAGAATCACGATTGCTTCTAA
- the glpK gene encoding glycerol kinase GlpK, with the protein MAKYVGAVDSGTTSSRFIIFDEQGRIVGLDQKEHEQIYPRPGWVEHDPMEIWNNTREVIRGALTKSGLKGSDLAAIGITNQRETTVVWDRNTGKPFCNAIVWQCTRTHEICKELMADGGQDRFRDKTGLPVATYFSGPKIKWILDNIPEARSAADRGDAMFGTIETWIIWWLTGGPKGGAHVTDVTNASRTMLMDLRTLEWDEEIMKIMGVPAQGLPRIVPSSDENTWGPTAEDGPFGARAPVCGAVGDQQAALVGQTCFAPGEAKNTYGTGCFLLMHTGHEPIKSEHGLVTTLAYQFSGRKPSYCLEGSIAIAGALVQWLRDNLRMFDSAPQIEDLARKVEDTGGMYIVPAFSGLYAPYWRPDARGVMVGLTRYINRNHIARAVLEATAFQTKDIVEAMNRDSGVELKTLKADGGMVFNELLMQFQSDILDVPVVRPKVAETTCLGAAYAAGIATGFWSGREELYNNWKEDKTWNPDMEERKRAFLYAGWKKAVERTYGWVE; encoded by the coding sequence ATGGCGAAATACGTGGGAGCCGTGGATTCCGGGACCACCAGCAGCCGATTCATCATTTTCGATGAACAGGGCAGGATAGTGGGGCTGGATCAGAAGGAGCACGAGCAGATATATCCCAGACCGGGCTGGGTCGAGCATGACCCCATGGAGATATGGAATAATACCCGCGAGGTGATTCGGGGCGCATTGACCAAGTCCGGGCTCAAGGGATCGGACCTTGCGGCCATCGGCATCACCAACCAGCGCGAGACCACGGTGGTCTGGGATCGCAATACGGGCAAGCCGTTCTGCAACGCCATTGTCTGGCAGTGCACCCGTACCCATGAGATATGCAAGGAACTCATGGCCGACGGCGGACAGGATCGGTTTCGCGACAAGACCGGTCTGCCTGTGGCGACATATTTTTCCGGCCCCAAGATCAAGTGGATTCTGGACAACATCCCCGAGGCCAGAAGTGCGGCCGACCGAGGGGACGCCATGTTCGGCACCATCGAGACATGGATCATCTGGTGGCTCACGGGGGGGCCCAAGGGCGGGGCGCATGTCACGGACGTGACCAATGCCAGCCGAACCATGCTCATGGACCTGCGCACTCTGGAATGGGATGAGGAAATCATGAAGATCATGGGCGTGCCTGCACAGGGGCTGCCGCGCATCGTGCCTTCCTCGGACGAGAATACGTGGGGGCCGACGGCCGAGGATGGACCGTTCGGCGCGCGCGCGCCGGTATGCGGGGCCGTGGGCGACCAGCAGGCCGCTCTGGTGGGCCAGACCTGCTTTGCTCCGGGCGAGGCCAAGAACACCTACGGCACGGGCTGTTTTCTGCTCATGCATACCGGCCACGAGCCCATCAAGTCCGAGCATGGTCTGGTGACGACCTTGGCCTACCAGTTCAGCGGGCGCAAGCCGTCCTATTGTCTGGAAGGCTCCATCGCCATTGCCGGCGCTCTGGTGCAGTGGCTGCGCGACAATCTGCGCATGTTCGATTCCGCGCCCCAGATCGAGGACCTCGCCCGCAAGGTCGAGGACACGGGCGGCATGTACATCGTGCCTGCATTTTCCGGGCTGTATGCCCCGTACTGGCGGCCGGACGCGCGCGGAGTCATGGTTGGTCTGACCCGGTACATCAACCGCAATCACATTGCCCGGGCCGTGCTGGAAGCCACTGCGTTCCAGACCAAGGACATTGTGGAGGCCATGAACAGGGATTCCGGCGTGGAGCTCAAGACGCTCAAGGCCGATGGCGGCATGGTGTTCAACGAACTGCTCATGCAGTTCCAGTCCGATATTCTGGATGTGCCCGTGGTGCGGCCCAAGGTGGCGGAAACCACCTGTCTCGGCGCTGCCTATGCCGCAGGCATTGCCACGGGATTCTGGTCCGGACGCGAGGAGTTGTACAACAACTGGAAGGAAGACAAGACCTGGAATCCGGACATGGAGGAGCGCAAGCGCGCCTTCTTGTACGCGGGATGGAAAAAGGCCGTGGAGCGGACCTACGGCTGGGTCGAATAG
- a CDS encoding iron-containing alcohol dehydrogenase, whose product MHFSFATSSRILFGPGAASDLPEQAAELGQRACLVTGSKPERHQALIKKLRSTIEIPLTIPVAEEPNTDSLIKAARQAKAESNDMVIAVGGGSVLDTGKALAALLTNPGDLFDYLEVVGKGLPLTSRPAPCIAVPTTSGTGAEVTANAVLLSPRHQVKVSLRSPAMIPDIVLVDPELTLDVPPSVTAATGMDALTQLLEAFVTHAATPLTDGLCREGLVRAGRSLKQAFDHGDDIAAREDMAVASLFSGMALANAKLGAAHGFAAPLGGEFHAPHGAICAALLPGVMAVNIRALRERMPNSPALARYAEVARILTNTADATPEDGIARIKQLCLHMNIPGLSAMGVTEKDFPNLAEKAGNASSMKGNPIELTRDELLEILQLGD is encoded by the coding sequence ATGCACTTTTCATTCGCCACGTCATCCAGAATTCTTTTCGGCCCCGGTGCAGCGTCCGATCTGCCTGAACAGGCTGCCGAACTCGGGCAACGAGCCTGTCTCGTGACCGGATCGAAGCCGGAACGACATCAGGCGCTGATCAAAAAGCTGCGCTCAACCATTGAAATTCCCCTCACCATCCCGGTTGCGGAAGAGCCGAATACGGATTCCCTGATCAAGGCCGCACGGCAGGCCAAGGCCGAATCGAACGACATGGTGATCGCCGTGGGTGGCGGCAGCGTGCTGGACACGGGCAAGGCTCTTGCCGCGCTCCTGACCAATCCCGGCGACCTGTTTGACTATCTGGAAGTGGTGGGCAAGGGACTTCCGCTGACCAGCCGCCCTGCTCCGTGCATTGCCGTGCCCACGACCTCGGGCACGGGAGCGGAAGTCACGGCAAACGCCGTACTGCTGTCGCCCCGACATCAGGTCAAGGTCAGTCTGCGCTCGCCAGCCATGATCCCGGACATCGTACTTGTGGACCCGGAACTCACGCTGGACGTGCCGCCGAGCGTGACCGCAGCCACGGGCATGGATGCCCTGACCCAGCTTCTGGAAGCGTTCGTCACCCACGCGGCAACACCCCTGACCGACGGACTGTGCCGGGAAGGGCTTGTCCGGGCCGGACGTTCCCTGAAACAGGCCTTCGACCACGGCGACGATATTGCGGCTCGGGAGGACATGGCTGTCGCCAGCCTGTTTTCGGGCATGGCGTTGGCCAATGCCAAACTCGGCGCAGCGCACGGCTTTGCTGCTCCGCTCGGCGGGGAATTCCACGCCCCGCATGGCGCGATCTGCGCGGCCCTGCTTCCCGGCGTCATGGCCGTGAACATCCGCGCGCTCCGGGAACGCATGCCGAACAGTCCGGCCCTTGCACGCTATGCCGAGGTTGCTCGCATCCTCACGAACACTGCCGATGCAACGCCTGAAGACGGCATCGCCCGAATCAAGCAGCTCTGCCTGCACATGAACATCCCCGGACTGAGCGCCATGGGCGTAACGGAAAAGGACTTCCCCAATCTGGCGGAAAAGGCGGGCAACGCCAGTTCCATGAAGGGAAATCCCATTGAGCTGACACGGGACGAACTTCTGGAAATTCTGCAACTGGGGGACTGA
- a CDS encoding DEAD/DEAH box helicase yields the protein MNDQSQENGIGPTESEQQLDLLPEVSFETLPAPLLEACERAGWNDLMPVQKKALPYLIQGKDVMVQARTGSGKTGAFVLPLIHKIDPAKPHCQALILVPTRELAHQVGQEARTLAGENGLRVVEVYGGVGYKPQIDAFNEGAHLVVGTPGRILDHLEKRNLTLDKLQVLIFDEADRMLSVGFYPDMKEIQRYLPKRLFGAFMFSATYPHAVLRLAEQFQDNPKMLSLSGDQVHVANIEHVYCEVPAMGKERNLVRLIETENPTSAIIFSNTKRDVEFITQVLKNFGYDAEGLSSDLTQSKREKVLARIKSGQLRFLVATDVAARGIDIHELSHVFLMEPPEDPESYIHRAGRTGRAGASGTVYTLVDVIQKAELGRIGVKFGIDFVEKSIPTDKDVAELAETRLTALLEKKNRAVKPIERERISRYKDMAKRFGEDPDTAFLLAILLDELYQHTLHALPQQPESTPTPKPSQTEEKRKARRKKPKPKSEKSQPQPQESKIPAESRPEKPQQKPQPQKTEPKQLEKSGEQAPKQPRKQSEGQQKPAPKPAPRQAQAAPADDEPKPRPRRRRRRRPRS from the coding sequence ATGAACGATCAATCACAAGAAAACGGAATCGGCCCAACCGAATCCGAACAACAACTCGACCTTCTTCCCGAGGTGTCCTTCGAGACCCTGCCCGCACCGCTTCTGGAAGCATGCGAACGAGCGGGCTGGAACGACCTCATGCCCGTACAGAAAAAGGCACTGCCCTACCTGATTCAGGGCAAGGACGTCATGGTTCAGGCCCGGACCGGCAGCGGCAAGACCGGCGCATTCGTGCTTCCGCTCATCCACAAGATCGACCCGGCCAAACCGCACTGTCAGGCCCTCATTCTGGTGCCCACCCGCGAACTGGCCCATCAGGTGGGACAGGAAGCGCGCACCCTTGCCGGAGAAAACGGCCTGCGCGTTGTCGAAGTCTACGGCGGCGTTGGCTACAAGCCCCAGATCGACGCATTCAACGAGGGCGCGCATCTGGTGGTCGGCACACCGGGCCGCATTCTCGACCATCTGGAGAAGCGCAACCTGACGCTGGACAAGCTGCAAGTGCTGATCTTCGACGAGGCCGACCGCATGCTGTCCGTAGGCTTCTACCCGGACATGAAGGAAATCCAGCGCTACCTGCCCAAACGCCTGTTCGGCGCCTTCATGTTCTCGGCCACGTATCCGCACGCAGTCCTGCGCCTTGCCGAGCAGTTTCAGGACAACCCGAAAATGCTCAGCCTGTCCGGGGATCAGGTGCACGTGGCCAACATCGAGCACGTGTATTGCGAAGTTCCGGCCATGGGCAAGGAACGGAATCTGGTTCGACTCATCGAAACGGAAAACCCGACCTCGGCCATCATCTTTTCCAACACGAAACGGGACGTGGAGTTCATCACCCAGGTTCTCAAGAACTTCGGCTATGACGCCGAAGGACTTTCGTCCGACCTGACCCAGAGCAAGCGCGAAAAGGTGCTGGCACGCATCAAGTCCGGCCAACTCCGCTTTCTGGTGGCCACGGACGTGGCAGCACGAGGCATCGACATTCACGAACTGTCCCACGTTTTTCTCATGGAACCGCCCGAGGACCCGGAATCCTACATTCACCGGGCTGGCCGCACAGGCCGCGCCGGAGCCTCTGGCACGGTCTACACCCTTGTGGACGTGATCCAGAAGGCGGAACTCGGACGCATCGGCGTCAAATTCGGCATCGATTTCGTGGAAAAATCCATTCCCACGGACAAGGACGTTGCCGAGCTGGCCGAAACCCGACTCACGGCCCTGCTTGAAAAGAAGAACCGGGCCGTGAAACCCATCGAACGCGAACGCATTTCCCGCTACAAGGACATGGCGAAGCGTTTCGGCGAAGACCCGGACACCGCATTTCTGCTCGCCATCCTGCTGGACGAACTGTATCAGCATACCTTGCATGCCCTTCCCCAGCAGCCGGAAAGCACACCAACCCCCAAGCCCTCCCAGACCGAGGAAAAACGCAAGGCCAGACGCAAAAAGCCGAAACCCAAAAGCGAAAAGAGTCAGCCCCAGCCGCAGGAGTCCAAGATTCCGGCCGAATCCAGGCCCGAGAAACCGCAGCAGAAACCACAGCCGCAAAAGACCGAGCCGAAACAGCTGGAGAAATCAGGGGAGCAGGCTCCCAAACAGCCCCGGAAGCAGTCCGAGGGACAGCAGAAGCCCGCTCCCAAACCTGCCCCCAGACAGGCCCAAGCCGCTCCGGCAGACGATGAGCCCAAGCCAAGGCCAAGACGCCGCAGGCGCAGACGCCCTCGTTCCTAG